The nucleotide sequence GTCTGCCACCATCACTTTCAGGAAatattacaaaagaaaataatctaatTTCTGATTAACTTGGTAtttcctttcattcattttaacttgaattaaatattgtatgttataaaatctaaaatctttttaaactttatttatttagtggagtttctctgagagcaatgctctctttttcaggaacgtgctaaacacattcatacagttacacattcacacctggaagctgtccagtataaccacagtctgatctgctggcCACTGGGCAGCTCCAGCTGGGGTTAAgagccttgctcaagggcacctcagtgaTGGTAATGATGGAGGGACAAGTGCTGCTTCTCCGCctttccccacccagatttatcctgctggTCTGAGGGATTAAACCCTCCAGTCACAAGCTGACTTCTCTAAACTTTGGGCCACCACTGCCGACTGATAGCTCGGTCCATCAGTGAGCATCTTGGTATTCTGAAAATAATGTCACCAGTTAAGATATTTCACCACCCTCAAGAAAAtgtttaagtacattttttagACATTGCTATAAATCCCACAAATTTATTGCTGACAAATTCATAATGtaatatacaaatacacatacatgccTCATGTAGAGGGAAATTACGGTGGTATTACAAGTTACAAGACATAATATCTTGTATGACATTTGAATGAACCTCACCttcattaacacattaaatcaTCTTAAATCATGATAGAAACTTTGCACCAAACAATAAGAAGTTACTGGAATCAAAGAACATATTTACAATAGAAATACTTCGTATCAAAAGGTGCCCATGTTAGGGTATCgttcacattttttctgctACTTAAAGACGAGACAAACTGTTACATCTGCGCTTCTGTACCACCTTCAAATGGAGTTACgtcatgtatttttatacattttgctGAGCCATTTGTGTATAATCATCAATGGCAGCTCAGGCGTTCTCCAAACTCCACAAAGCACTTGCATCACCTGTGCTTCACTGGTGCAGAGTTGCAGGTTGTTTGCATGCAGGCTGACATCTTCAGCGCCTGAGTGTTCCACGCATATCCTCATAAACATCATTGGTGGGGACGCGCCTTGGTTTCTTGGACTTGCTCTGGTAACAACAAATATTGTCATCAACGTGTTAGATGTGGAGCTGTTATACTGTACAATAAGTAATATGAATATTAtcaattgtatgttttttgcaacaaaaaaacacatgtgaaCTGTAACAAAACAGGGGAACAGAAAATCcagattcatcattttatcagaACTATGAAATGCTGTGCTGTCATCTACCACTGTAAAACGAAAATGAGACTGACAATAAAACCTCagctttaaaacacaaagaacaaatCCTAATTTtataaattctttttttttttactgtgttttcgTCAAATGAGTGCTGCTGAGCATAACAGGAACATGGAAACAACCCCAGAGATTCCATCAGGACTTGTGAGTCATTGCAAAACacaatcaaattttaaaaaaaaacaacacatgcagacatgtacaaacacatatacacatacacacactaaaaaatATGAGTACCTTGTGGATGAGCCATACAAAGAGGGACAAGACGATGCAGAGCAGCACAGCGGCAGTGATCACAACGGACCCCACGATCAGATTCTTATCCGCTTCTTCACACGTCTGCTTGTTGCTGTCTATTAACCAATGCACAGTGTTTACATCGGAGACTCAAGCTGTAAAgattgaatttgtttttctatatttcctCTGCACCTTACTTGTTTTGGGGGAATGTTTCTTTTGTACATTGCTTTATAATTCCCTGATACAATCACGCTCAATCACCGAATGTGAAAcccttttatttatcttttaatatttatatataatttaaattaaGCTATGGCAATGGAGTAAAAAACATAATCCATCCACTTCACCCATGCTTTCCATACACATTTGCAATGAAAAGATGAACACAATAAGGTAGCATAAGGTTCatcttattatattttttttttgcacaattttaattttattagaCCATTTTAGggtttttaataaaataaggCACATCCTTACATATGTGATAACTGCACTTTATTTAATACTACACTGTCTTAACTTTCTATCTGTTCTTATTGTGAATGGAAAGAATGACAATAAATTCTACTCTGAAGCTTGAATGACTTTATACATGTCAAGTTTAAATTTATGGCGTGGTTGTACTATGCTGTCATGACGTTCTTGTCTATGCTTGTTGatacatctctctcttttttttccagtggaATTCAGATGAAGTTGAATTATAAGaactaaaaatatataaattgatGAGACTCACCTGTCACCACCAGGAGCACAGACCCTAAGCCTTTCGTGATTTCGGTTTTAGTGGACCCCGCGTCAAACATTTTGTACACACACCAGTATGGCCCTGTGTCATTCGAGGTCAGGTTCATGATGAGAATGCTCACGTTGGGCATTGCTCCGTTCACTTGAAGTCTGTCACTGAATTGTTTGTTAATGGTTTGTTTGTCATTGACTCTGACCAAAACTTCGAACTCCTCATTGAGACCCTTCTTCAAAGTCAGGCTATCATGGCCTGATTTAGGACATTTGCACTGGATAGTGACCTGTTCTTCAACATTTTTCCATATCACTCCACTGCTCTctagacaaacagacacaaaaatttCAGCTAACATTTGATAAAGCTTTAGGAACTCATCCTGCcttaaatgaattattaaaacatatacTATAGCATTAGACATTGAATCAGTCTTACCTGTCGCTCCCAGTGCTGTAAAGATGAGACAAAAGCTGGTTATACACCTTAACCAGAGAGACGACATGCTGACAGTGGCTGTCATTCACTAGAATAGACTTCAATAGCaaatgtgtgtctatgtttTCACCCACATCGCCCAATCTGATCCTGAACAGGAACACGTGACCCACTTGAGAGAATGTGGGTCGGAAGGTGAGAGCAACAGACAAACGTTGCAAAAGTGAGACGAGAGGCTTCTTAAAAACGATGAAGATGAACATTAGACTATTTTTTCGTCTCTAAAGCAGTAGATGAGATATTACGTAAGTGTTTGATTTACTTTGCAGTCTATCTATAAAAGTTCATTGTTAGTAAGGCCGCTGCTTTAAAGTGACAGTACACTCTAgtggcagaaaaataaacatttttcatgataACAAGGgtgcaagaaaaaaatagttaGATCCAGTcctgaggttaaaaaaaagaggaactttcATTTTGGCTAGTTGtcacaaaaaaactaaaaagtgCAGACAGGCTGTGTATCGATAAACATAACCGTACGATACTCCAAGTAGAAATCTACAGACAGCAATGAGACAACACCAGCCAATGCTATGTTTCACATCTAGAAGAGGAGAAACCACTTCAATGCTTCTATATATCTTTAATTATGACATAAAACAATACTCAACAATACTAAAACAAAATTTCAAAGGGTCAGTTAAATTTGACAGAGAGAACAAAAAGTAGCACAGTCATCTCATTTCAGCTCACTTGAGATTTGATAAAGCTATATGAACCTATCATTCTGCACATAACCACAAGCACATTTTTTTGATTTGCATGTAAATAAACTTACCTGGATCACTTTGGGCTGTGCAGGAGAGACAAAAGACGGTTATAAGCTTTAAACAGATAGCAGACATGCTGACAGTGACTGTCCTCCAAGAATCACTTGACATCTAACGTCTGTGAGGGAAATTGCTGTATGTATATCTGAATGCTTAATAACACTAATAGAAACTAAGTTTGTACGTGTGAAAAGAatgttcctgtgtgaaagagGAACAATCTATTCATGCTGAACCATATCCTGCCATGTGTGCACGGGTATAACGAGGCATAGAGTATCACAACAACTCCTAGAAGCTGGTGTGAAAGAGATAAAGGCATATTCACCCGACTCTCCGGGGCTTGCTCCTCTGCAGCAGCTTGTATGTCTGTATCGAGTACGAGTGTGCCATGCTCTGAGTATTAAAGAAAGTGTGACAATACTGGGTTGAGAAATTATTTCTTTCCTTATTGAAGTCAAGTGCAAGAGGTGAATTTTTACAACACTCCTTTATGGGACGTGTAATAAAATAGTGATGCTTTCATATCAGGATTCTTGGCCACAGTCCGACCAACACGATACGGCCCGCCAGTGAAGAGAATCTCAGGCGCTACACTTCAGTGCTAAAATTCAAGTCCCTTCTCAAAACACACTTGTACAGACAGGTATTTTCATCTTCACAATCTGCAGCGTGCAGTTAACTTTATATCTATCGTGcaagaatgttttgtttttgcttgttttgtttttttttgtctccctgTGTTCAccatgttcattttaatgtttttaatatatttgttatgCTATGTTTCATTTATTATAATCACTCTTtgctctgtgaagcactttgtaagtattgaaaagtgctatactaCATgaatacaattattattattgtgtgtgagagaatgaAACAGCTTACAAGTGAAATCCAACAATAGTAACACATGATGTAAAATATCTAATCGCCATGACAAAAAACTGatcaacagaagaaaaaaaaaaattctcagaGGTCACACAGTTCATGCTGAAAGAGAACATGAACAGTAGACAACATCAGGCAAAGACTTGATTGCCGGGTGATATGTTTTTGAGAATTTTTTTCAGTACAGACTTCTAGCGTCaattcacatactgtacacaccaAAAGTAGGTCAAAAGTTTAATAGCAGGCAGCAGGCAGAGGGTGGAGTGCCACTGTTTTGCAGCCACAGTGTCCTCTAGTGGCGGGAGAGCAAACATGTCTGAGAAAAGACAACAAATTAGATCAGATTCTATCTATCCTGTGCTATGAAGACGTAAACACAAAATGTGAGATATAACAGGATTTGTGGATGTAATCATATAGAGATAgtactgagaaaaatatcagcCTGTAAGAGGATATAAACCAAATCACTGGCTCAGTACATCCCCAGATAAGGCATGAAGCACCACTCAGGtatgaaaacaaatgtaaagggccagttcacccaaattaactaaaattCAACATATCTTTGAGGAGTGTAGCTACACGTTATACCAACACCAAGAATGAAGACTCTGAAATCTTTTCATAAATAGCTCAGCTCAGGTTGAGAAAACCTGTAAAAGCCTATTTGCAATTTTTTCATGAAACCGTCTGAGCAGGTTTTAAGTTGAACCGTTACGggcaaagtaaataaataaagtcaatCCTCTCCTCTTTCTAAATCAAAAGACTGAGCCCATATTAGGCAAAGTTTATGGCATACAGTGTCAATGTGGTCCCACTCTGAATAAGTCCTTGGAAAACCATTTCCTCAACTCTCCCTGTGGTTGTGAGAGCAGAGCACACAATGAAAACTATTAAATCACAtggtgtatatatacagtatatggttttatataaatatagaagtgtatatcaaaacaaaatatcCTGCCATATATTCTTTTTGCACAGTAAACTCACAGTCCACCTACTGCTGACAAGGCTTATATAAGATAATGACCAAAGTAGGTTGAGGCTGAAATGACCTCAACAAGCTCCATTAACTTGTCAAGTTGTCCTGAGAGAATTGTAAAGTCAACATCAATAACATCAATACAGGCTTTCACATCCTTTGGagataagttaaaaaaaaagacccccATCCCCTTCTGTCTCTGCCTCCCACTGGGACAGAATGGAAATGTTGCTATCCATCCCACCAGCTCCATCACTTCCCTTCCTCCAGTCTCATCCAGTTAAAGAGGTACACAGCAGATGCTGCATTTGGGGCTTTTTTTACACTCCCTTTGTCGCTACGGAAACAGCCCTGTCCATTTGCCAATCAGTGTTTCCTGTTTAAGGCTCCTGGTGGGTGGGTGGTGTTATATTTGTGATACAGCAAGATAATCACAAAGCTCTGGTCCAAGAGAGGACGGGATTACAACAGCAATAGAGCAGACAATAGAAATATTTTGTCGCTTGACGATTTAACCCTGCTGTTGTCTGAGCAACGTCTTTAATAATGTATTTCCTTGTCTAATTCTCCTTTAGGCCGCCCAGGGTAGCTGCTGAGTCAGTGCTGTATTATTGAATGGGAGTATTGATTGTTTTCCATGACACTCAGAAATGACTCACCTCATTTCCTCCGATTCGTTTCCAGGCTCACATATCAACTTCCTCTTTAGAGATCTCCCAGGACGCACATGGCCTCATCTGGAGTGCACATGGTATAATAATGTCTCTGTCAATAGATTGAAGTTGCAAATGAGCGAGGACGGTTAAACATTAATCACAGACATCAGTTAAATAACTTGGCATATGGCCGTGGGGGAGGAAAATGGTAATCTCCCCGTCTTTTAAGATTAGTAGGATGATCGGGGGGGATAGACAAGAGTCAGTTTCCAATGCAGTTTTACTGATTAGCTGTTGAGGACAAAGACCAAACTGCAGTGTACAGCCTAATAATGTTTTGGAGCAATACCGCATATTTCCAAAGGTCATATGTGCATCAGAAAAAGATTGAGGAAAGAACTTGGAATCCAGGCTGACTCCTGACTCTGTCTTAAGGTATAATGAAAGGCTCTGGACTTTCCCTGTGGGTACAGCACTTACTGAAAACAAGCCTTCATTGACTGCACTCCAACATCCTGGCACTTCTCCAGGGCAGGAAGTTCTTTTCCTGATCTTGAGTGACCTCTGCATGCCTTTCACGGCAGATGAGGGCTGAAACACACCGCCGTGCCACAGTACTCTtcacaggctgctgctgctgctgctgctgctgctgctgtaagaTTTGACTCTGAGGGGACTCAAGTTGTAGCTcgggaggcagagagagaaaagcaaccGAAACTACTCTTAACTTTTAGTTAGGTTTTCGTTATGAGTTATACCTACTGGCTGTATACAAATGGAGTATGCACAGTATACTGGAAAgatactgtttgtttacagacaGCATGAAGATTTGCAGAACAATTATTAACTCAGATAACCTGTCAAATTACTCACATTATTTATGGTGTTGTAACCACTGGAAGAATGATTCAATGGAGATAAGCTTTATCGCGGCTTAGCTTTATAGATATCATCCCACAAAGTGATCATCTGCTTTCAAGGCCCCTTCAGCCAGTAAGAGGCTTACAAAGAGTTATCAAGTCAACAATACACCACCACCATTCACATCAAAGTCCATCCAAGTGACTGAAGTTTACAACACACAAGTCTGACAGTGTTCAAGTGGTCTGTGAGTTCTCTCTTGTCGCATTTCACACCCACAGAGACTGTGAGGAAGCCAGTTTGAGAGAGCAGAAGTTCATCTTTCGTTGAGAGATCCGTCTTGTTTGAATATAGTTGTTGAACAGGTCTGGAAATGATTTAATGGTTGATTCCTGGCTCTGAATTGTAGCGTCTATTTCTACGATCACTGGAACGTCCATCTTAACTAGAACGACTTATGTGCTGGCTGTTAATATCACTCCTGACCGCTCAGACAGTTTTGCTATTTCATGTTCTATGCTGTTAAATAGTCATATCTTGATTATATAGAGTCATTGCTCTCTAAGTGTAACAGTCAAATTTATGCAACAGGGTGGGTAACATACATTAAATGCATCAATTGAAGGTTTTGTGTTTCAAAATGAGTGCAGGACAAACCTCAAATACAACAGTAATATGttgtatttgaagaaaaaaactaatttattaGTCACAACATTGGATAAATTGAAACCTCAAAATTTGGTCGGTTACATATTTGTCAAAAAGGATTTTAGACAATCTAACTACTTACAGCCATGATtctctacagtatgtgtagttTTATTCAAGCAATATCTCCAAGATTAATACTCCAAACACCTTAACTGTCAAATCTGTAGAAACCTCTGCTCACCAAATATGTTCAATTATAAAAAGAGCCAACGCTGGATAAGtctgaaatgtcaaacaaaaatcaaaacaagagCTGCTAAAGAAACACTGGTGTACTGTGTCCTCTTTGTATATTCCTAATGATGCTTAAGAAGTTAAAATGACTCAGACTAAGACAAGCATTTCCAAATAAAGCAATCCTCAAGGAGTACTATCAAAGGTAATGTTTCATAAGTAACATTACATCTCGCATGAATCACATCACATTTCGAATATGACTTTTTAAGCGTTATAGCAAAACGCAACAACCATCTTAAATCAGAAACGCTGCAGAGAGAGCCAAATATCTGCCGAATGATGTCATTTGAAGATAGTGCAGTTTCTCTTTTGACAGAATTGGCGGCAGCTTTGGTGATTACTTTGGCTGGGCACACTTCCAGTCGCAGAGCCTGTCTCTGCTCTCAACGGCCGCAGTGTTCAGGCTCCATTTCACTGTACATAAATAACAGTCAGCTCTATGTGTTGAGCCATTTACGCACATGGAAACCGAGGAGAATCAACAGTGCTGTTGATTTTATGTCTCTCTACTGCGATATTGAAAGCTTGATCCGATATTTCTGTACGATTactacacaaaaaacaaaaagtcagcCACAGAAATTCATATCAATCTTTATTGTATTTAGAAATTCACGCATCaaatctttattattttttcctttacCATTTACAACAGGGAAGAATGAGAGACAAGCTAAACGTCATGCCTTTCCCAGCAGGCGCGATGCACTACAGGATGGGCTGAAATGcgaggggggcggggggagggggagagagagatacatAAAGTGCTTTTGTcaacagttttcttcttttaatagaaaaaaggatcaaaacaaAAGGTTTGAGGGTGGAAGGAGAGGGCGAGGGGAGGGGCGAGGGGGGGGGGTCCATGGACGTGACGGCATGAGTGCATGTGAAGTACATAGGTGAAGGAGGGAAGAAGGTGACAggtggatgaggaggaagagagggtatttattttttttaaaaaataaaaaagcgttc is from Thunnus maccoyii chromosome 18, fThuMac1.1, whole genome shotgun sequence and encodes:
- the si:rp71-81e14.2 gene encoding uncharacterized protein si:rp71-81e14.2 codes for the protein MSSDSWRTVTVSMSAICLKLITVFCLSCTAQSDPALGATESSGVIWKNVEEQVTIQCKCPKSGHDSLTLKKGLNEEFEVLVRVNDKQTINKQFSDRLQVNGAMPNVSILIMNLTSNDTGPYWCVYKMFDAGSTKTEITKGLGSVLLVVTDSNKQTCEEADKNLIVGSVVITAAVLLCIVLSLFVWLIHKSKSKKPRRVPTNDVYEDMRGTLRR